One genomic segment of Coffea arabica cultivar ET-39 chromosome 6e, Coffea Arabica ET-39 HiFi, whole genome shotgun sequence includes these proteins:
- the LOC113695420 gene encoding cystathionine beta-lyase, chloroplastic has product MASATCSPSSSLSLKSLVGSFSVDPIDLPGIGTKPGSFRCNTSGFGKQNHSLISKTFALHCARDKDMDVSASAFVDGIADHLTDIDVKGGEPREPSVSTMLMNFANEFDPYEALSTPLYQTATFKQPSATEYGPYDYTRSGNPTRDALERLLAKLDKADRALCFTSGMAALSAVTHLVGTGEEIVAGDDMYGGSDRLLSQVIPKTGVLVKRVDTANLDEVSSAIIPMTKLVWMESPTNPRQQISDIRKIAEMAHANGALLLVDNSIMSPVLSQPLELGADIVMHSATKFIAGHSDLMAGVLAIKDESLARSLYFLQNAEGSGLAPFDCWLCLRGIKTMALRVEKQQDNAQKIAEFLSSHPRVKKVNYAGLPSHPGHALHYSQARGAGSVLSFLTGSLALSKHVAETTKYFSITVSFGSVKSLISLPCFMSHASIPAAVREARGLTEDLVRISVGIEDENDLIADLDTALRTGPE; this is encoded by the exons ATGGCCTCTGCTACTTGCTCTCCTTCTTCGTCTTTGTCTCTCAAATCCCTCGTTGGTTCATTTTCTGTTGATCCTATAGATCTTCCT GGCATTGGGACTAAACCAGGGAGTTTCAGGTGCAATACGTCTGGTTTTGGGAAGCAAAATCACTCGTTGATTTCCAAGACATTTGCACTGCATTGTGCAAGAGACAAAGACATGGATGTCAGTGCATCAGCTTTTGTTGATGGCATTGCTGACCATTTAACAG ATATAGATGTTAAAGGAGGGGAGCCGAGGGAGCCAAGTGTCTCCACAATGCTGATGAATTTTGCTAACGAATTTGATCCCTACGAAGCCTTGAGCACGCCTTTGTACCAAACAGCAACTTTCAAGCAG CCTTCAGCAACAGAGTATGGCCCTTATGATTATACAAGGAGTGGAAATCCAACAAGAGATGCTTTAGAAAG ACTCTTGGCTAAGCTTGATAAAGCAGATCGAGCCTTGTGCTTTACAAGTGGAATGGCTGCTTTGTCGGCTGTTACCCATCTTGTGGGAACTG GTGAGGAGATTGTTGCTGGAGATGATATGTATGGTGGTTCAGATAGACTGTTGTCGCAAGTAATACCCAAGACAGGAGTTCTGGTTAA GCGAGTGGATACAGCTAATTTAGATGAGGTTTCTTCTGCAATCATCCCTATGACAAAGCTTGTCTGGATGGAAAGTCCGACAAATCCTCGTCAACAAATTTCTGATATTCGC AAAATAGCTGAGATGGCTCATGCAAATGGTGCTCTTCTATTGGTTGACAACAGCATTATGTCCCCTGTCTTATCTCAACCCCTTGAACTTGGAGCAG ATATTGTTATGCACTCTGCAACAAAGTTTATTGCGGGCCACAGTGATCTAATGGCTGGTGTACTAGCAATTAAAGATGAAAG CTTAGCAAGGAGCTTGTATTTTCTACAAAATGCCGAAGGCTCAGGATTGGCTCCATTTGATTGCTGGCTTTGTTTAAGAGGCATCAAAACCATGGCCTTGCGTGTGGAGAAGCAGCAG GATAATGCACAAAAAATAGCAGAGTTTCTCTCCTCCCACCCAAGGGTGAAGAAGGTTAACTATGCTGGTCTTCCTTCCCATCCTGGACATGCTCTGCACTATTCTCAG GCGAGGGGTGCTGGTTCTGTTCTTAGCTTCCTTACAGGCTCACTGGCACTGTCTAAACATGTAGCCGAGACAACCAAGTACTTCAGCATAACTGTCAGTTTTG GAAGTGTCAAGTCTCTCATCAGCTTGCCTTGCTTTATGTCCCATGCAAGCATTCCTGCAGCAGTACGTGAAGCCAGGGGTTTAACTGAGGATCTTGTTCGAATTTCTGTTggaattgaagatgaaaatgatTTGATTGCTGATCTAGACACTGCGCTGAGGACAGGTCCCGAGTAA